Genomic DNA from Lutibacter sp. A80:
AAATTAAGGAAGAATGCTCTTTTGAAGCACTTGCTTTTAAATTTGATTTAAAACCAATGTAAAATGCCTTTATAAAATTAGATTTAGAAGTTTTATACTTTTCGCTTAATAGTGAAACATAAAACGAATCAAATTTCATTGGAAGAATTTTAACAACATCCATTTGTTGTTTTGAAAAAAGTTGTTGAATTGCAGTTTTTGAAAAATGCCATAAATGACGCGGCACATCAAAAGCAGCCCAATATTGTTTATAATACAACGCATCGAAACTTTTAAAATTAGGAACCGCTACAACCAAAACACCATTAGGTTTTAATAAACTTTTTAATTTTAAAATATATGATTCTAAATTCGGTACATGTTCTAACACATGCCAAAGGGTTATAACATCGAACTTTTCTGAAGTTAATTGTTCAATATCAGAAAAAATTGTTGAAGTACTTTGTTTATTTAATTTTGATTCTGCTAAATCTCTTGCATTTTTATTTGGCTCTACTCCTACTACATTCCATCCATTATTTTTACAAGTAACTAAAAAATCACCTGTACCACATCCAATATCTAATAAATTTTGTTCAGAAGTTTTAAAAGAATTGATCAATTTCAATTTCGTGTTTAAAGCATATTTTTTTACAATTTGATAAACTTTATCAAGGAAAGATTTTTTAGCATCTGTATGCGAAATATAATCTGAACTTTGATAATACAAACCTAACTCTTCAACTTTTGGTTGCGGATACGTTTCTAACATATCTAGTTTAGCATTGTATATTAAATCAAATTTTTTATTTGAAACAGTATAATCTATACAACTTAAATATGGCTTTTTATTTGAATTCATTTAAACAATAATTAAAAAACAATTTAATAAATAATTAATTTATAATTTTTAGACATTTATGTTACTTCGTTCAAAATAAAACTTGGTAACAAATTTTAGCATTTCACATTAGAGAACGAAAACATTTAGTACTAATTTACACTTTTACAAAAACAAAAATTAGATTTAAAAACAGCTAAAAATTATAATTAACACAAAAAATATTAATAAAAATTAATCGGATTATAACTTATAAATAGCTCCATTTTATATTTTACACATTAAAATTAAATAGTTCAATTAACCGTTTTACATTCTAAAACAACTTAACATTTCCTAAAAAACATTTTAATTTAATATGTTTTACATTCAAACACCAACTACAAATTATTAAAACAACCTTCTTTTTTATTCAAAAACCCACTAAAATTACTCTTAGATTTGGCAATAAAAAAGCGTTAAAAAAGACAATTAATATTAAAATATTCCAGTTTTTACACTTTTAGAACTTATAAAAAATAAATACGTTCCACGTGGAACGTATAAAATTACCTTCCCATATAAACTAATAAAACAGAAATATCACTAGGTGAAACTCCACTTATTCTACTTGCTTGAGATATAGTAATCGGTTTAATTTTAGTTAACTTTTGACGTGCTTCAATAGACAAAGATTTTACTTTAGAATAATCGAAATTTAAAGGAATAACAACATTCTCTAACCTATTTAATTTATCTGCCTGATTCTTTTCTTTCTCTATATAACCAGCATATTTTACATGAACTTCAGTCTGTTCTATTATCTCATTATCTATATTATTCTCAGAAATAAAAGCAGCAACATCAGGTATTTTTTGAATATCCTGAAAGTCTAATTGAGGACGTGCAGCAATTTTAAACATCTTCATAGATTGTGAAATTGTAGCTGTTATATTAGCTTCTAAAATAGGATTTATAACATCAGGTTTAATACTTGTTTCAATTAAAAACTTAACAAACAAATCTGTTTTATGCTGCTTCTCTTTAACTCTTTTCATACGCGTTTCAGAAGCTAAACCTAATTCAAAAGCCAAAGGAGTTAAACGTAAATCAGCATTATCTTGTCTTAATAAAGTTCTATATTCAGCTCTAGAAGTAAACATTCTATAAGGCTCTTCAGTTCCTTTGGTAATTAAATCATCAATTAAAACTCCAATATATGCCTCGTTTCTCTTTAAAATAAATGGTGCTCTATCTTGAACATTTAAAGCAGCATTTACACCAGCCATCAAACCTTGCGCAGCAGCTTCTTCATAACCTGTAGTACCATTAATTTGACCAGCAAAATATAAGTTCTTAATCAACTTAGTTTCTAAAGTATGTTTTAATTGAGTAGGTTGAAAAAAATCATATTCTATAGCATATCCATATCTAAAGAATTTTACATTTTCGAAACCAGCAACTTTACGCAAAGCTTTATCTTGAACATCTTCAGGTAAAGAAGTTGAAAAACCATTTACATAAACTTCTACAGTGTTCCAACCTTCAGGCTCAACAAAAATTTGATGACGTTCTTTAGTAGCAAAACGATCTATTTTATCTTCTATAGAAGGACAATATCTCGGGCCAATACTTTTAATTCTACCATTAAACATTGGAGAACGATCGAATCCTGTTCTTAGCAAATCATGCACTTCTAAAGAAGTATAACTCATATAACAAGAACGCTGTTTTTCCAAAGATTTTGTAGTT
This window encodes:
- a CDS encoding bifunctional 2-polyprenyl-6-hydroxyphenol methylase/3-demethylubiquinol 3-O-methyltransferase UbiG, with amino-acid sequence MNSNKKPYLSCIDYTVSNKKFDLIYNAKLDMLETYPQPKVEELGLYYQSSDYISHTDAKKSFLDKVYQIVKKYALNTKLKLINSFKTSEQNLLDIGCGTGDFLVTCKNNGWNVVGVEPNKNARDLAESKLNKQSTSTIFSDIEQLTSEKFDVITLWHVLEHVPNLESYILKLKSLLKPNGVLVVAVPNFKSFDALYYKQYWAAFDVPRHLWHFSKTAIQQLFSKQQMDVVKILPMKFDSFYVSLLSEKYKTSKSNFIKAFYIGFKSNLKASASKEHSSLIYVIKNS
- the mnmG gene encoding tRNA uridine-5-carboxymethylaminomethyl(34) synthesis enzyme MnmG — protein: MFNTEYDVIVVGGGHAGSEAAAAAANMGAQTLLITMSLQNIAQMSCNPAMGGIAKGQIVREIDALGGYSAIVTDKTAIQFKMLNKSKGPAMWSPRAQSDRMRFAETWRNMLEQTEKLDFFQDMVKGLIFEGDKIVGVKTSLGIEIKSKTVIITAGTFLNGLIHIGDKTFGGGRAGESASVGITEDLVKVGFEAGRMKTGTPPRVDGRSLDYSKMIEQPGDDNPEKFSYLPTTKSLEKQRSCYMSYTSLEVHDLLRTGFDRSPMFNGRIKSIGPRYCPSIEDKIDRFATKERHQIFVEPEGWNTVEVYVNGFSTSLPEDVQDKALRKVAGFENVKFFRYGYAIEYDFFQPTQLKHTLETKLIKNLYFAGQINGTTGYEEAAAQGLMAGVNAALNVQDRAPFILKRNEAYIGVLIDDLITKGTEEPYRMFTSRAEYRTLLRQDNADLRLTPLAFELGLASETRMKRVKEKQHKTDLFVKFLIETSIKPDVINPILEANITATISQSMKMFKIAARPQLDFQDIQKIPDVAAFISENNIDNEIIEQTEVHVKYAGYIEKEKNQADKLNRLENVVIPLNFDYSKVKSLSIEARQKLTKIKPITISQASRISGVSPSDISVLLVYMGR